From one Nilaparvata lugens isolate BPH chromosome 2, ASM1435652v1, whole genome shotgun sequence genomic stretch:
- the LOC111052148 gene encoding GPI ethanolamine phosphate transferase 3, giving the protein MALIWRYILFIVWVSYLLLSGLLLFTRGFLLNRDVLSLNSSCKPRSPYCENLYDEINYIKGEMILDCTEDDVLSMKLNYVSDSLQHCSKNNLKVIILLIDALNYDFVAYNENQNNSNLLHYQNKLTVIHELLNKSSEHARLYKFIADPPTATMQRLNGLTTGSLPTFIDIGSNFATSEITEDNIIDQLVNLDRNLIFMGDDTWTSLYPGRFKREYSFPSFNTWDLDTVDNGIKEHLIPSIKKNDWDVIIAHFLGVDHCGHRYGPLHREMSRKLKEMNEIIREVVDTMDKDSILFVIGDHGMTITGDHGGDSEPEITAAMFAYSPGNVLLAPDFESDTSTANSVRQVDIVPTLATILGVPIPFSNLGSVILNVIPVSGNNSDIASNWKVVASALWANIKQVTLYMQEYSKGNSQLPAEKLEKYLEQYHRMRMQMENLLTTYELDKFILESQDYLRSLRQMCEEIWVRFDSFSMSRGLIIVFLTLAFTFLLVDGIPGDRFQSIIGGKLLYFAYTAVFLSIALVVGLKHFNIINQIETSLYFASGTSSIIIMAVTVVHHWPSIAGNWYGLSKTPDWLHFASRIIILLSVVGVFSNSYIVEESSVIIFLMLTLVWFSVFEVKPEKTKKKVADTFSFRSVVGSARGKVMVLSMLLSVVLRVSTRYWRCREEQMECMPVPTKRLMSNSSQCLVTILCLSVFIVACRICLRSLGNLVGFSPTVLVSRYAPTISVVSLGGYWILHALPLETQGKLFVPWQLRLLPRTVVLTALGGLLVLFVRPLSVYHLTNSTVIPTDNLVPALFHQLKELMVRRTGGDVKGYPVVFGLATVYSATFVNAIVFLSLLGALLLGQSTAASILLLLVTLILLAAIYAILRQNKTIIFAQLFEVPWWIIVCWGLSAVHYFYSTGHQAVFSALHWDSAFIMSAGTNLESYVIPGLLVIANTFCSQMIHAILLPLLLIAPFTLNAIAPKLLFDKDSSEVKRAEMMLFERESLLARAVFSLTIRYILFQGLRVFTCMLAAVIHSRHLMVWKVFAPKLIFEGISLAVTLPCLLAGVILLQRITASIDLLLRSLQDNHR; this is encoded by the exons ATGGCGTTAATTTGGAGGTACATACTCTTTATTGTATGGGTATCGTATTTATTACTCTCTGGTCTTCTCTTGTTTACAAGAGGTTTTCTTTTAAATCGAGATGTTTTGAGTTTAAATTCTTCATGTAAACCTAGAAGTCCGTATTGTGAAAATCTGTATGATGAAATCAATTACATCAAGGGAGAAATGATCCTGGATTGCACAGAAGATGATGTACTGTCTATGAAGTTGAATTACGTTAGTGATAGTTTACAACATTGttcaaaaaacaatttaaaagtaataatacTCTTAATTGATGCCTTAAATTATGACTTTGTAgcctacaatgaaaatcaaaataattcgaACCTTCTTCACTACCAGAATAAATTGACTGTGATACATGAGTTGTTGAACAAATCATCAGAGCATGCTCGATTGTACAAATTTATTGCTGATCCACCCACTGCAACAATGCAAAGACTGAATGGATTGACCACTGGAAGTTTACCAACATTTATTGACATCGGCTCAAACTTTGCTACATCGGAAATCACtgaggataatattattgatcaactaGTCAATCTGGATCGTAATCTAATATTTATGGGTGATGATACGTGGACAAGCTTATACCCAGGCCGTTTCAAAAGAGAATATTCATTCCCATCTTTCAACACCTGGGATTTGGATACTGTTGACAATGGAATAAAGGAGCATCTTATTCCAAGTATTAAGAAAAATGATTGGGATGTGATAATTGCACATTTTCTTGGAGTGGATCATTGCGGGCACCGGTACGGACCACTACACCGTGAAATGAGCCGCAAGTTGAAGGAAATGAACGAGATCATCAG GGAAGTTGTTGACACAATGGACAAAGACTCAATACTTTTCGTGATTGGAGACCATGGCATGACAATTACAG GTGACCACGGGGGAGACAGTGAGCCGGAGATCACTGCAGCCATGTTCGCGTACTCGCCCGGCAATGTTCTCTTGGCGCCCGACTTCGAAAGCGACACATCAACTGCCAACAGTGTCAGACAAGTCGACATTGTGCCCACGCTCGCAACCATACTAGGAGTCCCCatccccttttcaaatttaggcTCTGTTATTCTGAACGTAATTCCTGTATCTGGCAACAATTCCGACATTGCATCCAACTGGAAAGTTGTTGCATCTGCTCTGTGGGCCAACATAAAACAAGTCACACTCTACATGCAGGAGTACTCTAAAGGCAACTCCCAATTGCCCGCTGAGAAGTTGGAAAAGTATTTGGAACAATATCACAGAATGAGAATGCAAATGGAAAACTTGCTCACTACCTACGAATTGGACAAGTTTATTTTGGAGAGTCAGGATTATTTGAGATCACTGCGGCAAATGTGTGAAGAGATCTGGGTTCGGTTCGATTCGTTCTCCATGTCTCGCGGCCTAATCATAGTCTTCCTTACATTAGCCTTCACATTTCTGTTAGTTGATGGTATACCTGGAGATAGATTTCAGAGCATTATTGGAGGAAAACTGTTATATTTCGCCTACACGGCAGTGTTTCTCTCAATTGCTCTTGTTGTCGGCCtcaaacatttcaatatcaTTAATCAGATCGAAACTTCACTGTACTTTGCTTCTGGAACTAGTTCGATAATAATCATGGCAGTGACAGTAGTTCATCACTGGCCTTCGATCGCCGGCAACTGGTATGGCTTGAGCAAGACTCCCGACTGGCTGCACTTCGCCTCCAGAATCATCATACTCTTGTCGGTAGTGGGTGTGTTTTCAAACAGCTACATTGTTGAAGAGTCGTCTGTGATAATATTCTTGATGTTGACTTTAGTTTGGTTCTCGGTGTTTGAAGTGAAGCCAGAGAAGACGAAAAAGAAGGTGGCTGATACGTTCAGTTTTAGGAGTGTAGTGGGATCAGCGCGAGGGAAGGTTATGGTGCTATCGATGTTGTTAAGCGTGGTGTTGAGAGTTTCGACGAGGTACTGGCGTTGCCGCGAGGAGCAGATGGAGTGCATGCCAGTGCCTACCAAGCGACTGATGTCGAACTCATCACAGTGCCTGGTGACAATACTGTGCTTGTCGGTGTTCATCGTGGCGTGCCGCATCTGTCTGCGCAGCCTCGGCAACCTGGTTGGCTTCTCGCCGACGGTGCTTGTCAGCCGCTACGCGCCCACCATCTCGGTGGTTAGTCTCGGTGGTTATTGGATTCTCCACGCGCTGCCTCTCGAGACGCAGGGAAAGCTATTTGTGCCTTGGCAGTTGAGACTGTTGCCTCGCACTGTCGTGCTCACGGCTCTCGGTGGCCTGCTGGTGCTCTTTGTCCGTCCTCTCAGCGTCTACCACCTCACCAACTCCACTGTCATCCCCACCGACAACCTGGTTCCTGCACTCTTTCATCAGCTCAAGGAACTGATGGTTAGGCGCACTG GTGGTGACGTAAAGGGCTACCCAGTCGTGTTCGGCCTAGCAACAGTGTACAGTGCCACTTTCGTGAACGCAATTGTCTTCCTGAGTCTGCTGGGTGCGCTGCTGTTGGGCCAATCAACGGCTGCCTCCATCCTGCTGCTCCTTGTCACACTCATTCTACTCGCCGCCATCTATGCTATACTTCGACAGAACAAAACAATCATTTTTG CTCAATTGTTTGAGGTTCCATGGTGGATAATCGTTTGCTGGGGATTGTCAGCCGTGCATTACTTCTACAGCACGGGACATCAGGCTGTGTTCTCAGCTCTGCACTGGGACTCCGCCTTCATCATGTCGGCCGGCACAAACCTCGAATCCTATGTTATTCCTGGTCTACTTGTTATAGCTAATACCTTCTGTTCTCAGATG ATTCATGCGATCCTACTGCCATTACTACTGATCGCACCATTCACTTTGAATGCAATCGCTCCTAAATTGCTGTTCGATAAGGACTCGTCAGAAGTGAAGAGGGCCGAGATGATGCTCTTCGAGCGCGAGTCCTTGTTGGCCAGAGCTGTCTTCTCTCTTACTATCAGATACATCCTATTCCAAGGCCTAAGG GTGTTCACCTGTATGCTGGCGGCAGTGATCCATTCTCGCCACCTGATGGTGTGGAAGGTGTTTGCGCCGAAGCTGATCTTCGAGGGCATCTCCCTGGCGGTGACACTGCCCTGTCTGCTGGCCGGGGTCATCCTGCTGCAACGCATCACTGCCAGCATAGACCTGCTGCTAAGGTCCCTCCAAGACAATCATCGGTGA